One window of Erwinia aphidicola genomic DNA carries:
- a CDS encoding MBL fold metallo-hydrolase, which translates to MDYHIIPVTAFAQNCSVIWCAETREAALVDPGGDAEKIKREVADLGVKLTQILLTHGHLDHVGAAAELAEHYQLPIIGPHIADKFWLDALPTQSEMFGFATCPPLTPDRWLEEGETVTLGNTPLEILLCPGHTPGHIVFFDRAGRLLVSGDVIFNGGVGRSDFPQGSHSDLIASIHHKLLPLGDDVTFIAGHGPMSTLGRERISNPFLQ; encoded by the coding sequence ATGGACTATCACATTATCCCGGTCACCGCGTTCGCTCAGAACTGTTCGGTGATTTGGTGTGCGGAAACTCGCGAAGCCGCGCTGGTGGACCCGGGCGGTGACGCGGAGAAAATCAAACGAGAAGTCGCTGATTTGGGCGTTAAGCTCACCCAAATCCTGTTGACGCACGGCCATCTTGACCATGTTGGTGCCGCCGCCGAGCTGGCAGAGCATTATCAGCTGCCCATTATTGGCCCACATATCGCCGATAAATTCTGGCTGGACGCGCTGCCGACGCAGAGTGAAATGTTTGGCTTTGCCACTTGCCCACCGCTGACGCCGGATCGCTGGCTGGAAGAGGGGGAGACGGTAACCTTGGGCAATACCCCGCTTGAAATCCTGTTGTGCCCTGGCCATACGCCGGGGCATATCGTCTTCTTTGACCGCGCAGGCCGCCTGCTGGTTTCTGGCGATGTGATTTTCAACGGCGGGGTCGGGCGTTCAGACTTCCCTCAGGGCAGCCACAGCGACCTGATCGCCTCCATTCACCACAAACTCCTGCCGCTGGGTGACGATGTGACCTTTATCGCAGGTCACGGCCCGATGTCGACGCTCGGGCGTGAACGTATCAGCAACCCGTTCCTGCAATAG